The bacterium genome contains the following window.
TGGCCGTACCCCCGCGCGTCTCGCAGGCAGGAACCCTGGAGGCCGCGATTGCGGCGGCCTGGGACGCCGCATCGCCCGGGGATGCGATCCTGCTCTCCCCGGGGTGCGAGAGCTTTGACCAGTTCGCCGACTACCGGCAGCGCGGCGACCGGTTTTGCCGGTTGATTGATGCGCTTCCGGCGCGCGCGGGCAGGCAGGTGTGATCGTGACCGCGCCCCCGCCCGCCCTGCACCGCCGGTCCGGCGACCTGTACCTGTTCATCTGCGTGCTGGCCCTGCTCGGGTTCGGGCTGGTAATGGTCTACAGCGCGAGCAGCATAGTCGCATTCGACCGCCTGGCCGACAGCGCGTACTTTCTGCGACGGCAGGCAACGTGGATCGGGATCGGCCTGGTCGCTATGTGGATCGCCAGCCGCGTCCACTACCCGCGGCTCCGGGCTTACGCCGTGCCGCTGCTGCTCGCCACCGCGGTCCTGCTCGCCGCCGTGCTGATTCCCGGGATCGGCAGGGTCGCCGGCGGCGCCCGGCGGTGGATCGTCGCCGGGCCTGCCGGCTTCCAGCCCGTGGAGCTGGCCAAGCTGGCGCTGCCCCTCTATGTCGCGCAGTTCGCGGTTCGGCGCGGCGCCGACATGCGCGACTTGCGCCGCGGCGTGGTACCACCGCTCTTTGTCACCGGGGTTCTCGCAGGCCTCGTCCTTCTGCAGCCCGACATGGGATCCGCGGTTGTGCTGGTAGTGATTACGATGACGATCCTATTTCTCTCCGGCGCCCGGATCGCGCACCTGGGACTCGTGGTTCTCGCGGCGCTTCCGGCTGCGGCCCTGGCAGTGGCAGCGG
Protein-coding sequences here:
- the ftsW gene encoding putative lipid II flippase FtsW, which gives rise to MTAPPPALHRRSGDLYLFICVLALLGFGLVMVYSASSIVAFDRLADSAYFLRRQATWIGIGLVAMWIASRVHYPRLRAYAVPLLLATAVLLAAVLIPGIGRVAGGARRWIVAGPAGFQPVELAKLALPLYVAQFAVRRGADMRDLRRGVVPPLFVTGVLAGLVLLQPDMGSAVVLVVITMTILFLSGARIAHLGLVVLAALPAAALAVAAAPYRLRRFLSFLDPWSDPQGSGFHIIQSLLAFGSGGLIGVGLGESRQKFFYLPERHTDFIYAIVGEEIGLLGTVGVLVLFAFLAYRGYLISRAAPDRFGSLLAGGITAAIVGQALMNMGVATGLLPVKGVPLPLVSFGGSSLVMTMIQIGILLNISQYAAGEGK